DNA from Chloracidobacterium sp.:
CAGCAAGTCCGGCGGCGGGTTGAGCGTTTTGCGGCGTGTCTCAATGATGCGGTACACCACAGCGTCTAACCGTCGCCGCGCTGCCTTGAACCGTAGGTTGGCGGGCGTCGGTACCCACAGCGGGACAGGCAAAGTCGGGCGCATCTTGAAGCCGACAAAGTTAAACGCCAACCGCAAGTTGCGCCCGAAGGCGTCCGCTTCCGCACCAACCGGCGTCGAAAACAGGGTCAAACCGGCGATGCTCAGCGTCAGAGCGGCCATATCCTGCGCAATGTCGAATGGGCGTCCTTCGGCGGCGCGCGCATCCCAGCGCGGCAGGAACTTCTCGGTTTCGCCGACCATCGTTGCAGCGAACCCGACCAGCGCCTGCCGGTGAAACGCCGGCTGCATGAGCTTGCGCTGCCGACGCCAGAAGTCGCCGTCGCTCGTCAGCAGCCCGTTGCCGGTAATCAGGCCGATGGGGCCGTCGAAAACCTTCCCCTTGCGGTAGTTGTGCTGATTGCGCAGAAGCACGTGCTCGACGTAGGACGGATGCAAAACCAAATGCCAGTACATGCCCGGCAGGCCGCGAAACCGGATGATGTCGCCCAGTTCGCGGAACATGCGCGCATAGAAGTTCAGCAAGTCAGAGCGTACGGGCAGAAAACTTCCGAACAGCCAGTGCTGATTCTTGGGCATCGGCGCAAGGCGCTTTCCCGACAACGTTGACAGAGTGGCTTCCATACGCGAGAGAAATCGCCGTTTGTGCGCAAGCTAAGAAGGCGCTTCCGAAGACTTGAGGGCGCGGCTACCAGGCTTGACGAGGGGGACGTCACCCTGGCACAGCGGGCAATCGTTGGGATGATAGGTGGGAATGGTCAACGCCATCAATGCCGCAAAGGGCACGCCGAAATCCGCCCGCCCGCCGCTGCGGTCAATGATTGCGCCGACAGCCGACACCCGCGCTCCAGCTCGGACAACGACCGCCATTGTCTCGCGCGTTGAGCCGCCCGTTGTTACGACATCCTCCACGACCACGGCGTTTTCCCCGTCGGCGAGTTCAAAACCACGCCGCAGGGTCATCACACCCTGCTCGCGTTCGGCAAACAGGCACCGGACGCCTAACGCCCGCGCGACTTCGTGGGCAATGATGATGCCGCCCAGCGCGGGCGCTACCACAACCTCCGGCGTTGCGCCAAGTCGCCCGAAACGCTCCGCCAGCGCCGCCCCCACCTGCCCGGCGATGGTTGGGAACTGTAACAGCCGCGCACATTGGACATACTGTGGACTGTGCAAGCCGGAACTAAGCAGGAAGTGGCCGGACAACAATGCCCCAGTTTCCTGCAGCAGGTGATAAACATCAAACGCTTCCATCATGCGCGCTTCGCGGTTGATAGCCGACCGGTGCGGCGGACCTGCAGACGCCGGAGGGCTTTGCCTTTCTACACCAAGGCTTTCACACTTTGTACAACCGTATCGCTTTGTGCTGTCGCTGTCTATGGACGCCGCCTCATCTTCGTCGCCGCACGCCGATTCACTCGCGCTGCTGGGCGTGTACCTCCATTTCCCGTTCTGTACAACGAAGTGTACATACTGCGCCTTCGTGACGCGCGGCTATGACGCCGAACTCGCGGAACGCTATGTGGCGGCGTTGGAAACGGAATTACAGCGCTTTTCGGACGCTTGTGCGGCTGTTCCGCTGGCCTTTACAACCCGTCGCGCCGACACGCTTTACTTCGGCGGCGGGACGCCCTCCCGCCTGACGCCGCGCCAACTGGAACGCCTTCTCACTGCGTGCCGCACCGTTTTTGATTTCACCCCCGACGTTGAAGTGACGGTG
Protein-coding regions in this window:
- a CDS encoding cytochrome P450, encoding MPKNQHWLFGSFLPVRSDLLNFYARMFRELGDIIRFRGLPGMYWHLVLHPSYVEHVLLRNQHNYRKGKVFDGPIGLITGNGLLTSDGDFWRRQRKLMQPAFHRQALVGFAATMVGETEKFLPRWDARAAEGRPFDIAQDMAALTLSIAGLTLFSTPVGAEADAFGRNLRLAFNFVGFKMRPTLPVPLWVPTPANLRFKAARRRLDAVVYRIIETRRKTLNPPPDLLAMLMAARDEETGAAMSNLQLRDEVITLLLAGHETTAITLTWAVYVLTQEPVVAERLYDEVSSVLRGASPTADDLKRLPYTRMVIEETMRLYPPAWGLPREAINDDEIGGYHIPGRTLVALNQFLTHRHPDFWDEPERFDPERFTPERAAARPMFAYFPFGGGQRVCIGGQFALMEATLVLAMLAQRYRVRLAPGHPIEFDTMFTLRPKYGVQVILERRAR
- the pyrE gene encoding orotate phosphoribosyltransferase, giving the protein MEAFDVYHLLQETGALLSGHFLLSSGLHSPQYVQCARLLQFPTIAGQVGAALAERFGRLGATPEVVVAPALGGIIIAHEVARALGVRCLFAEREQGVMTLRRGFELADGENAVVVEDVVTTGGSTRETMAVVVRAGARVSAVGAIIDRSGGRADFGVPFAALMALTIPTYHPNDCPLCQGDVPLVKPGSRALKSSEAPS